One window of the Fusobacterium animalis 7_1 genome contains the following:
- the secE gene encoding preprotein translocase subunit SecE yields the protein MNLFQKVKMEYSKVEWPSKTEVIHSTLWVVTMTVFVSIYLGVFDILAVRALNFLEALI from the coding sequence ATGAATTTATTTCAAAAGGTTAAAATGGAATACTCAAAAGTTGAATGGCCTTCAAAAACAGAAGTTATTCATTCTACTCTATGGGTTGTAACCATGACTGTTTTTGTATCTATCTATCTTGGAGTTTTTGATATTCTTGCAGTGAGAGCCTTAAACTTTTTGGAGGCATTAATATGA
- the rpmG gene encoding 50S ribosomal protein L33 gives MRVQVILECTETKLRHYTTTKNKKTHPERLEMMKYNPVLKRHTLYKETKK, from the coding sequence ATGAGAGTACAAGTGATATTAGAATGTACAGAAACAAAGTTAAGACACTATACTACAACAAAAAACAAAAAGACTCATCCAGAAAGATTAGAAATGATGAAGTATAATCCAGTATTAAAGAGACATACTTTGTATAAAGAAACAAAAAAGTAG
- a CDS encoding Fur family transcriptional regulator, whose amino-acid sequence MELQLHTGDIGNYLKEHNIKPSYQRMKIFQYLLDNHNHPTVDTIYKALCTEIPTLSKTTVYNTLNLFIEKKLVSVIVIEENETRYDLLTHTHGHFKCTCCGAVFDVELSIDYSKSPELLGCDIEEKHIYFKGICKNCKAKQN is encoded by the coding sequence ATGGAATTACAATTACATACAGGTGATATAGGAAATTACCTAAAAGAACATAATATAAAACCTTCCTATCAAAGAATGAAAATATTTCAATATTTGTTAGATAATCATAATCATCCAACAGTTGACACTATATATAAAGCATTGTGTACAGAGATACCAACTCTATCTAAGACAACAGTGTACAATACTTTAAATTTATTTATAGAGAAAAAATTGGTTTCTGTTATAGTTATAGAAGAAAATGAAACAAGATATGATTTATTGACTCATACTCATGGACATTTTAAATGTACTTGTTGTGGGGCAGTATTTGATGTTGAGTTAAGTATTGATTATAGTAAGAGTCCAGAATTGTTAGGTTGCGATATTGAAGAAAAGCATATCTATTTTAAAGGTATATGTAAAAATTGCAAAGCAAAACAAAATTAA
- a CDS encoding GNAT family N-acetyltransferase, with protein MKLVHIKNPNFEVMKKIVEIEQEAFEGAGNVDLWIVKALIRYGMVFVIEEDNKIVCIVEYMQIFNKKSLFLYGISTLKKYRHKGYANYILNETEKILKDLDYKEIELTVAPENEIAINLYKKHGYIQEKFLKDEYGEGIHRYMMRKTL; from the coding sequence ATGAAACTGGTTCATATAAAAAATCCTAATTTTGAAGTGATGAAAAAAATTGTAGAGATAGAACAGGAAGCATTTGAAGGAGCAGGAAATGTTGACCTTTGGATAGTAAAGGCACTTATTAGATATGGTATGGTTTTTGTTATAGAAGAGGATAATAAGATAGTATGTATAGTTGAATATATGCAAATTTTTAATAAAAAGTCTTTATTTTTGTATGGAATATCAACTTTAAAAAAATATAGACACAAAGGTTATGCAAACTATATTTTAAATGAAACAGAAAAAATTTTAAAAGATTTAGACTATAAAGAAATAGAACTAACAGTTGCACCTGAAAATGAAATTGCAATAAATTTATATAAAAAACATGGATATATACAAGAAAAATTTTTAAAAGATGAATATGGAGAAGGTATTCATAGATATATGATGAGAAAAACCTTATAA
- a CDS encoding dicarboxylate/amino acid:cation symporter translates to MSKKLGLVPRLIIAIIVGILIGQFLPLWFVRIFKTFSTFFGLFLSFFIPLMIVGFVVSGIAKLTEGAGKLLGFTAVVSYVSTIVAGTFSYTVAANLYPKLISGISSGINFEGKDVAPYFTIPLKPPIDVTAAIVFAFMMGITISVMRSQKKGEITFKLFSEYEEIISKVLSGFVIPLLPFHILGIFSEMAYSGIVFKVLGVFLAIYLCIFAMHYIYMLVMFSIAGGISKKNPFTLIKNQIPAYFTAVGTQSSAATIPVNIQCGLKNGTSPEIVDFVVPLCATIHLSGSMITLTSCIMGVLLLNGMPHSLGMMFPFLCMLGIAMVAAPGAPGGAVMSALPFLFLIGIDAQGPLGSLLIALYITQDSFGTAINVSGDNAIAIYVDEFYKKYIKKAA, encoded by the coding sequence ATGAGTAAAAAATTAGGTTTAGTGCCAAGGTTAATTATTGCAATAATTGTTGGTATATTAATTGGACAATTTTTACCACTTTGGTTTGTAAGAATTTTTAAAACTTTCAGTACATTTTTTGGCTTATTCCTATCATTCTTTATACCACTAATGATAGTGGGATTTGTTGTATCAGGAATAGCAAAACTTACAGAGGGTGCAGGAAAACTTTTAGGATTTACAGCTGTTGTTTCCTATGTTTCAACAATAGTTGCAGGAACATTTTCATACACAGTTGCTGCTAATCTATATCCTAAATTAATTTCAGGAATTTCATCAGGAATAAATTTTGAAGGAAAAGATGTTGCTCCATATTTTACAATTCCTTTAAAACCACCAATAGATGTTACAGCTGCAATAGTTTTTGCATTTATGATGGGTATTACTATTAGTGTTATGAGAAGTCAAAAGAAAGGTGAAATAACATTTAAGTTATTTAGTGAATATGAAGAAATTATTTCAAAAGTATTATCAGGATTTGTAATTCCATTACTACCTTTCCATATTTTAGGAATATTTAGTGAAATGGCATATTCTGGAATAGTATTTAAAGTTCTTGGTGTATTTTTAGCTATTTATCTATGTATATTTGCTATGCACTATATCTATATGCTTGTTATGTTTTCTATTGCTGGTGGAATATCAAAGAAAAATCCATTTACTCTTATAAAAAATCAAATACCAGCATATTTTACAGCAGTTGGAACTCAATCATCAGCTGCAACTATCCCTGTAAATATACAATGTGGATTAAAAAATGGAACAAGTCCTGAAATAGTTGATTTTGTTGTTCCTCTATGTGCAACTATTCACTTGTCAGGAAGTATGATAACTTTGACAAGTTGTATTATGGGAGTTTTATTATTAAATGGTATGCCTCATTCTCTTGGAATGATGTTCCCATTCCTATGTATGCTTGGAATTGCTATGGTCGCAGCACCAGGTGCACCAGGTGGAGCAGTTATGAGTGCTTTACCTTTCTTATTCTTAATAGGAATAGATGCACAAGGTCCATTAGGTTCATTATTGATAGCTTTATATATAACACAAGATAGTTTTGGTACTGCTATAAATGTTTCAGGAGATAATGCAATAGCCATCTATGTTGATGAATTTTATAAGAAGTATATTAAAAAAGCAGCTTAA